The following are encoded together in the Brassica napus cultivar Da-Ae chromosome A9, Da-Ae, whole genome shotgun sequence genome:
- the LOC106365157 gene encoding early nodulin-like protein 3, protein MASLIPILSLVFLLFAAFYHLGEARNFTVGGSVPGWKVPDPANNTLKNWAAGRRFIVGDTLVFHYDNKTNDSVLEVTEENYKNCITEKPVNEYKGEPAMVTLSVSGPHYFISGAPGNCQKDEKLIVAVQSTQHPPIPKPAAPTVPTPSKSPTTVTAPAPAPSSAVGLVAGSGIFWAIVAIIGFAWA, encoded by the exons ATGGCGTCTTTGATTCCCATTTTGTCTCTAGTATTTCTCTTATTTGCAGCATTCTACCATCTTGGTGAGGCCAGAAACTTCACTGTGGGAGGATCAGTTCCCGGATGGAAGGTTCCAGATCCagccaacaacactctcaaaaATTGGGCAGCGGGCCGTCGATTCATAGTCGGAGACACTCTCG TGTTTCACTACGATAACAAGACGAACGATTCGGTGTTAGAAGTGACAGAAGAAAACTACAAAAACTGCATCACAGAAAAACCAGTGAATGAATACAAAGGGGAACCCGCCATGGTGACACTTAGTGTCTCAGGTCCACACTACTTCATCAGTGGAGCTCCCGGTAATTGCCAGAAAGATGAGAAGTTGATCGTTGCGGTTCAGTCAACTCAACACCCTCCCATTCCCAAGCCCGCCGCTCCTACAGTACCAACTCCTTCAAAATCACCTACTACCGTGACAGCTCCAGCACCAGCTCCGAGCTCTGCCGTTGGGTTGGTTGCAGGAAGTGGCATCTTCTGGGCCATTGTCGCTATCATTGGCTTCGCTTGGGCTTAA
- the LOC106368634 gene encoding probable cyclic nucleotide-gated ion channel 6 produces MESKSQVISGHREKFIRLDSMDPRSPEAGLNRCTINIQRPKRFTQANKTSSGSFKKGFRKGSEGLWSIGRSIGLGVSRAVFPEDLEVSEKKIFDPQDKFLLLCNKLFVASCILAVSVDPLFLFLPFINDKAKCVGIDRKLAIVTTTLRTVIDSFYLFHMALRFRTAYVAPSSRVFGRGELVIDPAQIAKRYLQQYFIIDLLSVLPVPQIIVWRFLYSSRGANVLATKQALRYIVLVQYIPRFLRMYPLSSELKRTAGVFAETAWAGAAYYLLLYMLASHIVGALWYLLALERNNDCWSKACKDNDNCTRNFLFCGNQNMKGYDAWDDVKDPFLQLRCPVNVTEGEEPPFDFGIYLRALSSGIVSSKKFVSKYFFCLWWGLQNLSTLGQGLETSTYPGEVIFSIVLAIAGLLLFALLIGNMQTYLQSLTIRLEEMRVKRRDSEQWMHHRMLPPELRERVRRYDQYKWLETRGVDEENLVSNLPKDLRRDIKRHLCLALVRRVPLFENMDERLLDAICERLKPCLYTEKSFLVREGDPVNEMLFIIRGRLESVTTDGGRSGFYNRSLLKEGDFCGDELLTWALDPKSGSNLPSSTRTVKALTEVEAFALIADELKFVASQFRRLHSRQVQHTFRFYSQQWRTWAACFIQAAWRRYTKRKKLEELRKEEEMEEESSTARLIAGGSSPFSIRATFLASRFAANALRGVRKNRTAKLLALSQPTKELLKVQKPPEPDFSADC; encoded by the exons ATGGAGTCAAAATCTCAAGTAATCAGTGGCCATCGCGAGAAGTTCATcag gTTGGATAGTATGGACCCAAGGAGTCCTGAAGCAGGTCTAAACAGATGCACAATAAACATCCAAAGACCAAAACGTTTTACTCAAGCAAACAAAACATCATCCGGTTCTTTCAAGAAAGGCTTCAGAAAAGGATCCGAGGGGCTTTGGTCCATAGGCAGATCCATAGGACTCGGTGTCTCCCGCGCCGTATTCCCAGAAGATCTCGAAGTTTCCGAGAAGAAGATCTTTGATCCGCAAGACAAGTTCCTTCTCCTCTGCAACAAGCTCTTCGTCGCTTCTTGCATCCTCGCTGTATCCGTGGACCCGCTCTTCTTGTTTCTCCCCTTCATCAACGATAAAGCCAAATGCGTTGGTATAGACCGGAAGCTAGCGATTGTGACCACCACGCTGAGGACGGTTATAGATTCTTTTTATCTCTTTCACATGGCTTTGAGGTTTAGAACAGCTTACGTCGCTCCTTCGTCGCGTGTTTTTGGTCGTGGAGAGCTTGTGATTGACCCTGCGCAGATAGCTAAACGGTATCTGCAACAGTACTTCATCATAGACTTGCTCTCTGTGCTTCCCGTTCCACAG ATTATAGTATGGAGGTTCCTCTACAGTTCTAGAGGAGCGAACGTTCTGGCAACAAAACAAGCGCTTAGATACATAGTGTTAGTCCAATACATTCCGCGGTTTCTTCGTATGTATCCTTTAAGTTCAGAGCTGAAGAGAACCGCAGGAGTGTTCGCCGAAACCGCTTGGGCTGGTGCAGCTTACTACTTGCTACTTTACATGCTTGCAAGTCAT ATTGTTGGAGCGTTGTGGTATTTGCTTGCCTTAGAACGCAATAACGATTGCTGGAGTAAGGCGTGCAAAGATAATGACAACTGTACTAGAAACTTTTTGTTTTGCGGTAACCAAAACATGAAAGGTTATGATGCTTGGGACGATGTTAAAGATCCGTTTCTCCAGCTGCGTTGTCCTGTCAATGTCACTGAAGGCGAAGAGCCTCCCTTTGATTTTGGGATCTACTTGAGAGCTCTCTCCTCTGGCATTGTCTCATCTAAAAAGTTTGTCTCAAAGTACTTCTTCTGCTTGTGGTGGGGACTACAAAATCTTAG CACGCTTGGGCAAGGGCTTGAAACTAGCACATACCCTGGAGAGGTTATATTCTCCATAGTACTTGCTATTGCTGGACTTCTACTCTTTGCCCTCCTCATTGGAAACATGCAG ACTTATCTTCAATCGCTTACTATCCGGTTAGAAGAAATGCGAGTCAAAAGACGCGACTCAGAACAGTGGATGCACCATCGAATGCTTCCACCTGAGCTAAGGGAACGAGTCAGAAGATACGACCAGTACAAGTGGTTGGAGACGCGTGGAGTCGATGAAGAGAATCTCGTTTCCAACCTCCCCAAGGATCTCAGAAGAGACATCAAACGTCATCTCTGTCTCGCCTTGGTCCGAAGA gtTCCATTGTTTGAGAACATGGACGAGAGGCTGCTAGATGCAATCTGTGAGCGGCTCAAGCCATGTCTATACACCGAGAAGTCGTTCTTGGTCCGTGAGGGAGACCCTGTGAACGAGATGCTCTTCATAATCCGTGGCCGGCTCGAGAGTGTAACAACAGACGGTGGAAGAAGCGGTTTCTACAACCGCAGCTTACTTAAAGAAGGAGACTTCTGCGGCGACGAGCTTCTGACATGGGCCCTAGACCCCAAATCAGGCTCTAACCTACCGTCCTCGACAAGAACCGTCAAGGCCTTGACCGAAGTAGAAGCTTTCGCTTTGATAGCTGACGAGCTTAAGTTCGTGGCGAGCCAGTTCAGGAGACTTCACAGCAGACAAGTGCAGCACACTTTCAGATTCTACTCGCAGCAGTGGAGGACTTGGGCCGCTTGCTTTATCCAAGCTGCGTGGCGACGGTACACGAAGAGGAAGAAACTGGAGGAGCTTaggaaagaagaggagatggaggAAGAGTCTTCTACTGCGAGGCTTATCGCGGGAGGTAGTAGTCCTTTTAGCATCAGAGCGACGTTCTTGGCTTCAAGGTTTGCAGCTAATGCGCTTCGTGGTGTTCGGAAGAACCGGACTGCTAAGCTGTTGGCTTTGTCGCAACCAACTAAAGAGTTGTTGAAAGTTCAGAAACCTCCTGAACCAGACTTCTCTGCTGATTGCTGA
- the LOC106368635 gene encoding gamma-glutamyl peptidase 5, with product MVEQKRFALFLATCDSTFVKKTYGGYFNVFVSTFGEEGEQWDLFRVIDGEFPEEKDLDKYDGFIISGSLHDAFGDDDWIIKLCSICQKLDDMKKKVLGICFGHQILNRIKGGKIGRARRGADMGLRSITIAKDSVKPGGYFGDKTPNSLAIIKCHQDEVWELPESATLLAYSDKYNVEMASYGDHLLSIQGHPEYNKEILFEIIDRVVSLKLMEQDLADKAKATMEEAEPDRKQWQTLCKNFLKGKTDQI from the exons ATGGTTGAGCAAAAGAGATTCGCTTTGTTTCTAGCGACGTGCGATTCAACGTTTGTGAAGAAGACATACGGAGGTTATTTCAACGTGTTCGTGTCCACATTCGGCGAAGAAGGAGAGCAATGGGATCTCTTCCGGGTGATCGACGGCGAGTTTCCGGAGGAGAAAGATCTGGACAAGTACGATGGTTTCATTATCAGTGGTAGTCTCCATGACGCTTTTGGAGATGATGATTGGATCATTAAGCTTTGTTCGATTTGTCAAAAACTGGACGACATGAAGAAGAAGGTTCTAGGTATCTGCTTTGGCCATCAG ATACTAAATAGAATCAAAGGAGGAAAAATCGGAAGAGCGAGGAGAGGTGCAGACATGGGACTCAGAAGCATAACAATAGCTAAAGACTCGGTGAAACCTGGTGGTTACTTCGGAGACAAGACTCCAAATTCACTAGCCATCATAAAATGTCACCAAGACGAAGTTTGGGAACTCCCTGAGTCAGCTACGTTGCTTGCTTATTCAGACAAATACAACGTCGAGATGGCCTCCTACGGAGATCACCTCCTCTCCATCCAAGGCCATCCTGAGTACAACAAAGAGATTCTCTTCGAGATCATCGATCGTGTCGTCAGTCTGAAGTTGATGGAG CAAGATCTTGCGGATAAGGCCAAAGCAACGATGGAAGAGGCCGAACCAGATAGGAAACAGTGGCAGACTCTCTGCAAGAACTTTCTGAAAGGAAAAACCGATCAAATTtaa
- the LOC106365159 gene encoding gamma-glutamyl peptidase 4, with protein MVEQKKYLLFLGVPDSEFAKKTYGGYHNVFVSLLGDEGEQWDSYRVLDGEFPDEKDLEKYDGFVISGSSHDAFQDTDWILKLCDIIKKLDEMKKKVLGVCFGHQLIARVKGGKVGRARKGPELCLGNITILKDAVAPENYFGEEVPTSLRIIKCHQDEVLELPESAKLLAYSSMYEVEMYSIEDNFLCIQGHPEYNRDILIDILDRVLAGGHITEDFVKTSKATLENNEADRQFWQKICKNFLKG; from the exons ATGGTTGAACAGAAGAAGTACCTATTGTTTCTGGGGGTGCCTGATTCGGAGTTTGCCAAGAAAACGTACGGAGGATACCATAACGTGTTTGTTTCTTTGCTCGGCGATGAAGGAGAGCAATGGGATTCCTACAGAGTCTTGGACGGTGAGTTTCCCGACGAGAAGGATCTTGAGAAGTACGATGGATTTGTCATCAGTGGAAGCTCCCATGATGCCTTTCAGGACACTGATTGGATCTTGAAGCTTTGTGATATTATCAAGAAACTCgatgagatgaagaagaaagttTTAGGTGTATGCTTTGGCCACCAG CTAATAGCTAGAGTGAAGGGAGGGAAGGTAGGGAGAGCAAGGAAAGGACCAGAGCTTTGCCTCGGAAACATAACCATCCTGAAGGACGCAGTGGCGCCCGAAAACTACTTTGGTGAGGAAGTTCCGACGAGTCTGAGGATCATAAAATGTCATCAGGACGAAGTTTTGGAGCTGCCTGAAAGTGCAAAACTACTTGCATATTCAAGCATGTACGAGGTAGAAATGTATTCAATCGAAGATAACTTCCTCTGCATTCAGGGACATCCTGAGTATAACCGTGACATTTTGATCGATATCCTCGATCGTGTGCTTGCTGGAGGCCACATTACG GAAGACTTTGTGAAAACGTCAAAAGCAACATTGGAGAATAATGAAGCAGACAGGCAATTTTGGCAGAAGATTTGCAAAAACTTCCTCAAAGGTTAA
- the LOC106368636 gene encoding 5'-deoxynucleotidase HDDC2-like has translation MRNVMNRIYFSKSLSLTPPHLPFFHLSAAASSPNRAVHCMADDSPLSQPPNRSGDGSVSVPPPSPASSAIDFLSLCSRLKTTPRAGWVKRDVKNPESIADHMYRMGLMALVSSDIPGVNRDKCMKMAIVHDIAEAIVGDITPSCGVSKEEKNRRESEALEHMCKLLGGGERAEEIAELWREYEANASPEAKLVKDFDKLEMILQALEYEQEQGKDLEEFFQSTAGKFQTDIGKAWALEIASRRRKRQ, from the exons atgagGAATGTGATGAATAGAATATACTTCTCCAAATCACTCTCTCTCACTCCTCCCCACCTCCCATTCTTCCATCTCTCCGCCGCAGCTTCCTCTCCCAACCGAGCGGTTCACTGCATGGCAGACGACTCCCCACTCTCTCAACCGCCGAATCGAAGCGGAGATGGTTCCGTCTCCGTCCCCCCTCCTTCTCCCGCTTCCTCCGCCATAGATTTTCTCTCGCTCTGCTCTCGCCTCAAG ACAACGCCAAGAGCTGGATGGGTTAAGAGAGATGTGAAGAATCCAGAATCAATAGCGGATCACATGTACCGGATGGGTCTTATGGCGTTAGTTTCTTCAGATATCCCCGGTGTTAACAGAGACAA ATGCATGAAAATGGCAATTGTTCACGACATTGCAGAAG CCATTGTAGGGGATATTACACCTTCTTGCGGGGTctctaaagaagagaaaaaccGAAGAGAGAGCGAAGCACTTGAACACATGTGCAAACTCTTGGGTGGAGGAGAAAGAG CTGAAGAAATCGCTGAGCTGTGGAGAGAATACGAAGCGAACGCATCACCAGAAGCCAAACTTGTTAAAGATTTCGATAAGCTTGAGATGATACTACAGGCTTTGGAGTATGAACAAG AGCAAGGTAAAGATTTAGAAGAGTTTTTCCAATCAACTGCAG GGAAGTTTCAGACTGATATTGGCAAAGCTTGGGCGTTGGAGATtgcttcaagaagaagaaagcggCAATAG
- the LOC106368638 gene encoding tetraspanin-8 codes for MVRCSNNLVGVLNFIVFLLSIPILAGGIWLSQKGSTECERFLDKPVIALGVFLMVVAIAGLIGSCCRVTWLLWTYLLVMFLLILLVFCFTIFAFVVTNKGAGEKVSERGYKEYRLGDYSNWLQKRVNSDKNWRRIRSCLVESKVCSKLEAKLINEPVNKFYQEHLTALQSGCCKPAEKCQFAYVSATNWTKTAGTHPDPDCQTWDNAPNKLCFDCQSCKAGLLDNVKSAWKKVAVVNIIFLVFLIIVYSVGCCALRNNKRDDSYGRTYGYKP; via the exons ATGGTTCGTTGTAGCAACAACCTCGTCGGTGTACTCAACTTCATCGTCTTCCTCCTCTCGATCCCCATCTTAGCTGGAGGTATATGGCTAAGCCAAAAAGGCTCAACGGAGTGTGAGCGTTTTCTCGACAAGCCCGTGATCGCTCTCGGAGTCTTCCTCATGGTCGTAGCGATCGCTGGTTTGATCGGTTCGTGTTGCAGAGTCACGTGGCTTCTCTGGACGTACCTCCTCGTCATGTTCCTCTTGATCCTCCTCGTCTTCTGTTTCACGATTTTCGCCTTCGTTGTCACTAACAAAGGCGCAGGGGAGAAAGTTTCAGAGAGAGGGTATAAAGAGTATAGGCTTGGAGATTACTCTAACTGGTTGCAGAAACGTGTGAACAGTGACAAGAACTGGAGGAGGATTAGGAGTTGTCTCGTTGAGAGCAAAGTCTGTTCTAAACTTGAAGCTAAGCTTATTAATGAGCCTGTCAATAAGTTCTACCAAGAACACCTTACTGCTCTTCAG TCTGGTTGCTGCAAACCCGCAGAGAAATGCCAATTCGCTTACGTAAGCGCCACAAACTGGACCAAGACGGCCGGGACACACCCTGATCCAGACTGCCAAACCTGGGACAACGCACCAAACAAGCTCTGCTTCGATTGCCAATCTTGCAAAGCGGGTCTCCTCGACAATGTCAAGAGCGCGTGGAAGAAAGTTGCAGTCGTtaacatcatcttcctcgtcttcCTCATCATTGTCTACTCGGTTGGTTGCTGTGCTTTGAGGAACAACAAGAGAGATGACAGCTACGGCCGTACTTATGGATATAAGCCTTGA
- the LOC106368637 gene encoding heterodimeric geranylgeranyl pyrophosphate synthase large subunit 2-like: MEAQILFLYLSLLALSLNFLFQYLKPRLSRMLQPSLETQAKAAILSRKEVAEFLDSPIVEVVEEEEDEDIYTISSSTFDFDPYMASKAEAVNKALDEAIPVGEPLKIHEAMRYAVLAAGKRVRPILCLASCGLVGGEENAAMPAACAVEMIHTMSLIKDDLPCMDNDDLRRGKPTTHKAFGEGIAILSGGALLSLAFEHMTTAEISSERMVWAVRELARSIGTRGLVAGQAKDISSEGLELNDVGLEHLEFIHVHKTAVLLETAAVLGAIIGGGSDEEIESVRKFARCIGLLFQVVDDILDETKSSEELGKTAGKDQLLGKLTYPKLMGLEKSKEFVKRLTKDARQHLHGFSTEKVAPLVALTNFIANRNK; encoded by the coding sequence ATGGAAGCTCAAATTCTGTTTCTCTATCTCTCACTCCTCGCTCTCTCTCTAAACTTCTTATTTCAGTATCTCAAGCCGAGGCTAAGCCGCATGCTCCAGCCTTCTCTTGAAACTCAAGCCAAGGCCGCCATTTTATCAAGAAAAGAAGTAGCCGAGTTTCTTGATTCTCCCATTGTGGAAGtagtagaagaggaagaagatgaagatatcTATACAATTTCTAGTTCCACGTTCGATTTTGATCCATACATGGCGAGCAAGGCCGAAGCAGTGAACAAAGCTCTAGACGAAGCCATACCGGTCGGGGAGCCACTCAAGATCCACGAAGCCATGCGTTACGCGGTTCTTGCGGCCGGAAAACGCGTTAGACCTATTCTCTGCCTCGCTTCCTGCGGTCTAGTAGGCGGCGAAGAAAACGCCGCGATGCCAGCGGCTTGTGCGGTTGAGATGATACACACCATGTCACTAATCAAAGACGACTTGCCTTGCATGGACAATGACGACCTGCGTCGTGGGAAGCCCACCACTCACAAAGCCTTCGGCGAAGGAATCGCCATTCTCTCCGGAGGAGCTCTCTTGTCTCTTGCGTTTGAGCACATGACAACGGCGGAGATATCCTCGGAGAGAATGGTTTGGGCGGTCAGGGAGCTGGCTAGGTCCATTGGAACTAGAGGGTTGGTCGCGGGACAAGCAAAGGACATAAGTAGTGAAGGTTTGGAGTTGAACGACGTCGGTTTAGAGCATTTGGAGTTTATCCATGTACACAAAACTGCTGTTCTGTTGGAAACTGCTGCGGTTCTTGGAGCCATTATTGGTGGTGGGTCTGATGAAGAGATTGAGAGTGTAAGAAAGTTCGCAAGGTGCATTGGATTGTTGTTTCAGGTGGTGGATGATATTTTGGACGAGACCAAGTCGTCGGAGGAGTTGGGAAAGACCGCCGGAAAAGATCAGCTACTTGGAAAGCTGACGTATCCCAAGCTGATGGGGTTGGAGAAATCTAAAGAATTTGTTAAGAGATTGACTAAAGATGCACGTCAACATCTCCATGGGTTTAGTACGGAGAAGGTGGCACCTTTAGTAGCTCTTACTAATTTTATTGCCAATAGAAATAAATGA